GATAAAGTCGTGATGATGAGTGGGCCATCTATCCCTTGCAGGCCAGGCTGGGAAGCTGATGTACGTGATGCATAACTCTGAGTACCCACTGAGCTGCTTTGCCCTCTTTGAGAATGGCCCTTGCCTCATTGCTGACACCAACTTCGATGTGCTCATGGTGAAGCTCAAGGGCTTCTTCCAGAGTGCCAAGGCCAGCAAGATTGAGACCCGGGGCACTCGCTACCAGTATTGTGACTTCCTGGTGAAGGTGGGCACGGTCACAATGGGGCCTAGTGCCCGTGGCATCTCTGTGGAGGTAAGCCCTTGGTGAAGGACAAGCAGGATATGCTGTGGGCTCCACAGTAAGGATTCTGGAAACTTTCCCAGCCTCACTTAGTTCAGATAGACTCAGCCAGTATCGTCCCATGCTCCACTACAGGGATCCTTTTTTTGGTGGCTGATTTTTTTGCCCAGTGGGAGGGCTGGGGGTGGTGATTCATGTCTCATGCCTTGGacttactctgtagccaaggatgataaACTCATGTTCCTCTcttctgcccccaagtgctgagattgcagtAGTGCCGCTATACCCAGCTTCTTTCTTAGGTTATGCATTTATTTAGACAGTTCCGTTTGGCTTGGACTCTCATTGTTTGTTCGtttgtgttggtggtggtggtttttggaCTCTCATTCTTATGTCTTCatatgtcccaccatgcctggcttgtgtggtgctggggatgcagAACAGACCTTGTGCACCAACAAAATGCTATATCCTCAGCTCCGAAAAAGAAACagaaccccatctcaaaacaacaacaaaaacaacaacaaacagaaacagaaacatatatgtatatgcatgcatgcataaatgaatgcacgtatgtatgtatttatgttgagacatggtcttactcTGCTGGGGTTATAGAAGCTTtctttaggagattttttttttttttaagatttttttttctgtgcatattgggtattttgcttgcatgtatgtctctgtaccacatGCGTACAGTGCTCACAggggccaaaagagggcatctgatgccttGGAATTGGAGTCAAGGACTTTTTTAAAGTTGTTAGTCCATGTGGGTGCTACGAACCAACCCCAGGTcctaagagcagcaagtgatcttaacttTTGAGTCATCTGTCCAGCACCACTCTAGGGTTCATCTGTCTTTTCTTTAGCCATTCACTCTTTAGCCCAGAATTGAGGTGGGTTCGCAGCAAGTAAAAAGCTTAGAGAGGCTCACTTGCTGGAAACTGAAGGCATAAGCAAGGGGAGCAGGGAGTGAGGATATAGAGACCAGCATCCTTTCCAGGAAGGGCTGGAGTACACAGCTCTCTGAGGGACGTCTGAGGTGAGCTGTCAGTCGTGCCCACGTGCCCCTCCTTAGTATATTTTATGAGAGGCCCCAGAGCTGTGGAACAAACTCTGCTTTTCCCTTTGGTATCTGCCCACTTTCATGGTGGCTGAGAATGTGTGAAGAAGATGCCCTCGTCTAGTCTTTTAGTCAAAAAATGACTACACTTACTTACCGTGGGTGTAGGTGTAAATGCGCCATACATAGCACATGGACGGAGAtcagagcagtcagttctctcttcctaccatgtgggtcctggggattgaactcagcctATCGCTTGGTAGCAAGCATTGTTACTGGCTGATGGCCTGCAACATTGAACCTAAGTCTGTAGGTATTGAAAATGATATATGGAGAGATAGCTTTACAGTGAAAGTCCATAGCCTTCTATGCATCCAGCATTGGTTGAGAATTTAGAAACAATAAGACAAGATAGAAGCTTGCAGGGCCTCCCTTTTGAAAATGTATCATTTCAGCGAAGCTGAAACACAGACAAAAAGTGAGTTTAGAAAGGCGTTAGGCTTAGGACATCAGGCTGTTGAGAGCCTTGCTGACTGCAATGGTAACTTGTAGAGCAATGTATAGAATAAGAAGACCAAGGCGGGAAGTGTTGCGGCCTGCTTACTgtctcagcacctgggagacaagCCAGAGGATTGTGAGGTTGAGGCCGGCTTAAGCTGCACTGTTAGATCCTGTCACAAAGTAAAAACCAGAGGAAGGAGTCTGGGAAGCATTGCAGGTAGAGAAAAGGACCCTAGTGTCAGTTTCTTTTCAGGAGGCTCCCAAGCCAACATTGTCTAATGGTTTCACCTTGTGACTGAACGGTTGCAGCAgcaggagggaagaaagcaagctCATCCTTGTCCTTACCCTTGCTGTCTGTTCTCTTGTCCCAGGTGGAGTATGGCCCTTGTGTGGTGGCTAGTGACTGCTGGAgcctcctgcttgagttcctacaGAGTTTTCTAGGTAGCCACACGCCAGGGGCACCCACAGTATTTGGGAACAGACACGATGCAGTCTATGGTCCAGCAGATACCATGATACAGTACATGGAACTCTTCAACAAGATCCGAAAACAGCAGCAAGTGCCCGTGGCTGGGATCCGTTAGTGACTGGCAGCTGCCCACCTGCTGAGCTGTTACCAGGGTACTGCCCAGGCCCACGTGCTGGACTCGGTCCTGGGCCCCTAGCCCAGCTGGTTGCCAGCTGTAGCTTGTGTTCCGGGGCTTTGGCCGTCCCTCCTGACCCCATCACAGCTGTTTTTTACTTCATGCTTTAACTGGATTTGGCTGGTCCTCAAGAATGGTAACTGTGAAGAATGGAAAAGCTGTAGGGCAAGAGGTAGGACAGGG
This portion of the Mus pahari chromosome 18, PAHARI_EIJ_v1.1, whole genome shotgun sequence genome encodes:
- the Med20 gene encoding mediator of RNA polymerase II transcription subunit 20 isoform X1; the protein is MGVTCVSQMPVAEGKSVQQTVELLTKKLEVLGAEKQGTFCVDCETYHTAASTLGSQGQAGKLMYVMHNSEYPLSCFALFENGPCLIADTNFDVLMVKLKGFFQSAKASKIETRGTRYQYCDFLVKVGTVTMGPSARGISVEVEYGPCVVASDCWSLLLEFLQSFLGSHTPGAPTVFGNRHDAVYGPADTMIQYMELFNKIRKQQQVPVAGIR
- the Med20 gene encoding mediator of RNA polymerase II transcription subunit 20 isoform X2, with product MYVMHNSEYPLSCFALFENGPCLIADTNFDVLMVKLKGFFQSAKASKIETRGTRYQYCDFLVKVGTVTMGPSARGISVEVEYGPCVVASDCWSLLLEFLQSFLGSHTPGAPTVFGNRHDAVYGPADTMIQYMELFNKIRKQQQVPVAGIR